In Asanoa sp. WMMD1127, one genomic interval encodes:
- a CDS encoding HAD family hydrolase, which yields MPDESGQPARRPVEAVLFDFHGTLAQVEDPVAWVLAAAVACGASLDRGKATVLADRLVTAGRAGGPLPARVPVHLAEVWADRDLYPHAHRAAFVGLAATVNTDIEGLADALYDRLLGADGWLPYADTAEALKALRQAGVPVAVVSNIGFDIRPHFDTWGLGELVDAFVLSYEVGRCKPDPAIFLRACGALGVDPERALMVGDTPADAGAVRAGLSALVLPAADPGKVNGLGAAVALTRP from the coding sequence GTGCCAGACGAGTCGGGTCAACCCGCCCGCCGGCCCGTCGAGGCCGTGCTCTTCGACTTCCACGGCACGCTCGCCCAGGTGGAGGACCCGGTCGCGTGGGTGCTCGCCGCCGCCGTCGCCTGCGGGGCGTCGCTCGACCGGGGCAAGGCGACCGTGCTGGCCGACCGGCTGGTCACCGCGGGCCGGGCCGGTGGGCCGCTGCCCGCCCGGGTGCCGGTGCACCTGGCCGAGGTGTGGGCCGACCGGGACCTCTACCCGCACGCGCACCGGGCCGCTTTCGTCGGGCTCGCGGCGACCGTGAACACCGACATCGAGGGACTGGCCGACGCCCTCTACGACCGGCTGCTCGGCGCCGACGGCTGGTTGCCCTACGCCGACACCGCCGAGGCGCTCAAGGCGTTGCGGCAGGCTGGGGTGCCGGTGGCCGTCGTCAGCAACATCGGCTTCGACATCCGGCCCCACTTCGACACCTGGGGCCTCGGCGAGCTGGTGGACGCGTTCGTCCTGTCGTACGAGGTGGGCCGGTGCAAGCCGGATCCGGCGATCTTCCTGCGGGCCTGCGGCGCGCTGGGGGTCGACCCCGAGCGGGCGCTGATGGTCGGTGACACGCCCGCCGACGCGGGCGCGGTGCGGGCCGGCCTGTCGGCGCTGGTGCTGCCGGCCGCCGACCCGGGCAAGGTCAACGGCCTGGGCGCCGCCGTGGCCCTCACGCGCCCCTGA